In one window of Miscanthus floridulus cultivar M001 chromosome 12, ASM1932011v1, whole genome shotgun sequence DNA:
- the LOC136496908 gene encoding uncharacterized protein, whose product MAAEGGGGQETFEARVKRLFGSRLFDAVPDSSFPTASWSVAAGDVERHRWAKPSEARDAEEAAAGEAARGDTPCASAFYDANGCLRGRRRRSRQEEFEGNLDDLDEDDEEDGEREGKATEQDEEEGVRVNIGLDPTLDREEEEDKYDREAFGREEAADRMYMHDIMDDGINMSINSIVPDLLDDSIEEVYRFKKDPRADMRAASARLREDDGSAKDGDSHYAAQAKEFPNVGVQTKKTVEEVNVKPILKRKEEQADLKPRKRVRFDANVKDRESDMFEHDEDSPMVPQSMDVATEESTSTLSASPGVPDYVRNPSKYTCYTLDVPESNDDSNRTALADLHDQLGRSDPNRTHSETPVEIPSSVTFIPRKKSVDAMAVDEGPRAIDSSSSVIGMVAGASEEPDQCEMDEDDSKSSSTPQMHTNSKASSQRYRSNRTDDDE is encoded by the exons ATGGCggccgagggcggcggcggccaggaGACGTTCGAGGCGCGGGTGAAGCGCCTGTTCGGGTCCCGCCTCTTCGACGCCGTCCCGGACTCCTCCTTCCCGACGGCCTCCTGGTCCGTGGCCGCGGGCGACGTCGAGCGCCACCGCTGGGCGAAGCCGTCGGAGGCCCGCGacgcggaggaggcggcggcgggggaggccGCCCGCGGGGACACGCCCTGCGCCTCCGCGTTCTACGACGCCAACGGGTGCCTCCGCGGCCGGAGGCGCAGGTCCAGGCAGGAGGAGTTCGAGGGGAACCTCGACGACCTAGATGAAGACGACGAGGAGGACGGGGAGAGGGAGGGTAAGGCGACGGagcaggacgaggaggagggcgtTAGGGTTAACATCGGCCTCGACCCCACCCTGGATCGGGAG GAAGAGGAGGACAAGTATGACAGAGAGGCCTTTGGTAGAGAGGAGGCTGCTGACCGCATGTACATGCACGATATAATGGATGACggcataaacatgagcatcaacaGTATAGTCCCTGACCTCCTTGATGATTCCATTGAAGAGGTGTACCGTTTTAAGAAGGATCCTCGGGCAGATATGAGAGCGGCATCTGCAAGACTCAGAGAAGACGATGGTTCTGCTAAAGATGGTGACTCTCACTATGCCGCTCAAGCCAAGGAGTTCCCGAATGTAGGAGTTCAGACAAAGAAAACTGTTGAGGAAGTCAATGTAAAACCTATACTGAAGAGGAAGGAGGAGCAAGCTGatttaaaaccaaggaagcgtgTCCGGTTCGATGCTAATGTTAAGGATCGTGAGTCGGATATGTTTGAACATGACGAAGATTCTCCAATGGTTCCTCAATCCATGGATGTAGCCACTGAGGAGAGCACATCTACTTTATCTGCATCTCCTGGGGTCCCTGACTATGTAAGGAACCCTTCAAAGTACACGTGTTACACCCTAGATGTACCAGAGTCTAATGATGACTCAAACAGGACAGCTCTTGCTGATCTGCATGATCAGTTAGGGAGATCAGACCCAAACAGGACACATTCTGAGACGCCTGTTGAGATTCCTAGCTCAGTCACATTCATCCCTCGCAAGAAATCAGTGGATGCCATGGCAGTGGATGAGGGTCCCAGAGCTATTGATTCCAGCTCATCTGTAATTGGAATGGTAGCAGGTGCCTCTGAAGAACCTGATCAATGTGAGATGGATGAAGATGACAGTAAATCATCATCAACGCCACAGATGCATACAAACTCAAAGGCGAGCTCCCAGCGTTACAGGTCAAATAGAACAGACGATGATGAGTGA
- the LOC136496909 gene encoding trihelix transcription factor ASR3-like isoform X4 — protein MSNAGEASRGVGTGRGSRLPRWTRQEILVLIEGKRVVERSGRGRGRGRGRVRGAEGASAEPTKWAAVAEYCRRHGVDRGPVQCRKRWSNLAGDYKKIREWERGYAARKEASFWAMRNDARRERRLPGFFDREVYDILEGRGAAGNAAVLEDAEEGKEEEEAKAVLHTAGRGGVQGSGLFSSSEDEDDQEDDAATPSPTPTPAPAAVAVPIPVSEKTADVPRQASSEQGTSKEKQPEQITDSPAQCGQKRQRSDDNASGRAATSLQGQLVEILDRSSQMVAAQLEAQNINSRLDREQRKDQVSSLLGVLGKVADALYRIADKL, from the exons ATGTCAAACGCCGGCGAGGCCAGCAGAGGCGTGGGAACGGGCCGCGGGTCGCGGCTGCCGCGGTGGACGCGGCAGGAGATACTGGTGCTCATCGAGGGGAAGCGGGTGGTGGAGAggagcggccgcggccgcggccgcggccggggCCGGGTACGGGGCGCCGAGGGCGCCAGCGCGGAGCCGACCAagtgggcggcggtggcggagtaCTGCCGGCGCCACGGCGTGGACCGCGGACCCGTGCAGTGCCGCAAGCGCTGGAGCAACCTCGCCGGCGACTACAAGAAGATCAGGGAGTGGGAGCGCGGGTACGCCGCCAGGAAGGAGGCCTCCTTCTGGGCCATGCGCAACGACGCGCGCCGGGAGAGGCGACTCCCGGGCTTCTTCGACCGCGAGGTCTACGACATCCTCGAGGGCCGCGGCGCCGCCGGGAATGCGGCGGTGCTGGAGGATGCGGAGGagggcaaggaggaggaggaagccaaGGCGGTGCTTCACACTGCTGGCCGCGGCGGGGTCCAAGGGAGCGGGCTCTTCTCTTCCTCTGAAGACGAGGATGACCAGGAAGACGACGCGGCCACGCCAAGTCCCACGCCGACGCCGGCGCCGGCTGCGGTGGCCGTGCCGATCCCCG TTTCAGAGAAGACGGCTGATGTGCCCAGGCAAGCGAGCTCCGAGCAAG GCACATCAAAAGAAAAGCAGCCGGAGCAGATCACTGACTCACCAGCGCAGTGCGGGCAGAAGAGGCAGCGCAGCGATGACAACGCCTCCGGAAGAGCCGCGACCAGCCTGCAGGGGCAGCTGGTTGAGATCCTAGACCGGAGCAGTCAGATGGTGGCGGCGCAGCTAGAGGCGCAGAACATCAACAGCCGACTGGACAGGGAGCAGAGGAAGGACCAAGTGAGCAGCCTGCTTGGTGTGCTTGGCAAGGTGGCTGATGCCCTCTACAGAATTGCTGACAAGCTGTAG
- the LOC136496909 gene encoding trihelix transcription factor ASR3-like isoform X3 — protein MSNAGEASRGVGTGRGSRLPRWTRQEILVLIEGKRVVERSGRGRGRGRGRVRGAEGASAEPTKWAAVAEYCRRHGVDRGPVQCRKRWSNLAGDYKKIREWERGYAARKEASFWAMRNDARRERRLPGFFDREVYDILEGRGAAGNAAVLEDAEEGKEEEEAKAVLHTAGRGGVQGSGLFSSSEDEDDQEDDAATPSPTPTPAPAAVAVPIPVSEKTADVPRQASSEQAGTSKEKQPEQITDSPAQCGQKRQRSDDNASGRAATSLQGQLVEILDRSSQMVAAQLEAQNINSRLDREQRKDQVSSLLGVLGKVADALYRIADKL, from the exons ATGTCAAACGCCGGCGAGGCCAGCAGAGGCGTGGGAACGGGCCGCGGGTCGCGGCTGCCGCGGTGGACGCGGCAGGAGATACTGGTGCTCATCGAGGGGAAGCGGGTGGTGGAGAggagcggccgcggccgcggccgcggccggggCCGGGTACGGGGCGCCGAGGGCGCCAGCGCGGAGCCGACCAagtgggcggcggtggcggagtaCTGCCGGCGCCACGGCGTGGACCGCGGACCCGTGCAGTGCCGCAAGCGCTGGAGCAACCTCGCCGGCGACTACAAGAAGATCAGGGAGTGGGAGCGCGGGTACGCCGCCAGGAAGGAGGCCTCCTTCTGGGCCATGCGCAACGACGCGCGCCGGGAGAGGCGACTCCCGGGCTTCTTCGACCGCGAGGTCTACGACATCCTCGAGGGCCGCGGCGCCGCCGGGAATGCGGCGGTGCTGGAGGATGCGGAGGagggcaaggaggaggaggaagccaaGGCGGTGCTTCACACTGCTGGCCGCGGCGGGGTCCAAGGGAGCGGGCTCTTCTCTTCCTCTGAAGACGAGGATGACCAGGAAGACGACGCGGCCACGCCAAGTCCCACGCCGACGCCGGCGCCGGCTGCGGTGGCCGTGCCGATCCCCG TTTCAGAGAAGACGGCTGATGTGCCCAGGCAAGCGAGCTCCGAGCAAG CAGGCACATCAAAAGAAAAGCAGCCGGAGCAGATCACTGACTCACCAGCGCAGTGCGGGCAGAAGAGGCAGCGCAGCGATGACAACGCCTCCGGAAGAGCCGCGACCAGCCTGCAGGGGCAGCTGGTTGAGATCCTAGACCGGAGCAGTCAGATGGTGGCGGCGCAGCTAGAGGCGCAGAACATCAACAGCCGACTGGACAGGGAGCAGAGGAAGGACCAAGTGAGCAGCCTGCTTGGTGTGCTTGGCAAGGTGGCTGATGCCCTCTACAGAATTGCTGACAAGCTGTAG
- the LOC136496909 gene encoding trihelix transcription factor ASR3-like isoform X2, with protein MSNAGEASRGVGTGRGSRLPRWTRQEILVLIEGKRVVERSGRGRGRGRGRVRGAEGASAEPTKWAAVAEYCRRHGVDRGPVQCRKRWSNLAGDYKKIREWERGYAARKEASFWAMRNDARRERRLPGFFDREVYDILEGRGAAGNAAVLEDAEEGKEEEEAKAVLHTAGRGGVQGSGLFSSSEDEDDQEDDAATPSPTPTPAPAAVAVPIPGEQAVPFFLETARASSLSVHVSEKTADVPRQASSEQGTSKEKQPEQITDSPAQCGQKRQRSDDNASGRAATSLQGQLVEILDRSSQMVAAQLEAQNINSRLDREQRKDQVSSLLGVLGKVADALYRIADKL; from the exons ATGTCAAACGCCGGCGAGGCCAGCAGAGGCGTGGGAACGGGCCGCGGGTCGCGGCTGCCGCGGTGGACGCGGCAGGAGATACTGGTGCTCATCGAGGGGAAGCGGGTGGTGGAGAggagcggccgcggccgcggccgcggccggggCCGGGTACGGGGCGCCGAGGGCGCCAGCGCGGAGCCGACCAagtgggcggcggtggcggagtaCTGCCGGCGCCACGGCGTGGACCGCGGACCCGTGCAGTGCCGCAAGCGCTGGAGCAACCTCGCCGGCGACTACAAGAAGATCAGGGAGTGGGAGCGCGGGTACGCCGCCAGGAAGGAGGCCTCCTTCTGGGCCATGCGCAACGACGCGCGCCGGGAGAGGCGACTCCCGGGCTTCTTCGACCGCGAGGTCTACGACATCCTCGAGGGCCGCGGCGCCGCCGGGAATGCGGCGGTGCTGGAGGATGCGGAGGagggcaaggaggaggaggaagccaaGGCGGTGCTTCACACTGCTGGCCGCGGCGGGGTCCAAGGGAGCGGGCTCTTCTCTTCCTCTGAAGACGAGGATGACCAGGAAGACGACGCGGCCACGCCAAGTCCCACGCCGACGCCGGCGCCGGCTGCGGTGGCCGTGCCGATCCCCGGTGAgcaagctgttccattcttccTGGAAACGGCGCGTGCCTCCTCTCTTTCAGTGCACG TTTCAGAGAAGACGGCTGATGTGCCCAGGCAAGCGAGCTCCGAGCAAG GCACATCAAAAGAAAAGCAGCCGGAGCAGATCACTGACTCACCAGCGCAGTGCGGGCAGAAGAGGCAGCGCAGCGATGACAACGCCTCCGGAAGAGCCGCGACCAGCCTGCAGGGGCAGCTGGTTGAGATCCTAGACCGGAGCAGTCAGATGGTGGCGGCGCAGCTAGAGGCGCAGAACATCAACAGCCGACTGGACAGGGAGCAGAGGAAGGACCAAGTGAGCAGCCTGCTTGGTGTGCTTGGCAAGGTGGCTGATGCCCTCTACAGAATTGCTGACAAGCTGTAG
- the LOC136496909 gene encoding trihelix transcription factor ASR3-like isoform X1, with protein sequence MSNAGEASRGVGTGRGSRLPRWTRQEILVLIEGKRVVERSGRGRGRGRGRVRGAEGASAEPTKWAAVAEYCRRHGVDRGPVQCRKRWSNLAGDYKKIREWERGYAARKEASFWAMRNDARRERRLPGFFDREVYDILEGRGAAGNAAVLEDAEEGKEEEEAKAVLHTAGRGGVQGSGLFSSSEDEDDQEDDAATPSPTPTPAPAAVAVPIPGEQAVPFFLETARASSLSVHVSEKTADVPRQASSEQAGTSKEKQPEQITDSPAQCGQKRQRSDDNASGRAATSLQGQLVEILDRSSQMVAAQLEAQNINSRLDREQRKDQVSSLLGVLGKVADALYRIADKL encoded by the exons ATGTCAAACGCCGGCGAGGCCAGCAGAGGCGTGGGAACGGGCCGCGGGTCGCGGCTGCCGCGGTGGACGCGGCAGGAGATACTGGTGCTCATCGAGGGGAAGCGGGTGGTGGAGAggagcggccgcggccgcggccgcggccggggCCGGGTACGGGGCGCCGAGGGCGCCAGCGCGGAGCCGACCAagtgggcggcggtggcggagtaCTGCCGGCGCCACGGCGTGGACCGCGGACCCGTGCAGTGCCGCAAGCGCTGGAGCAACCTCGCCGGCGACTACAAGAAGATCAGGGAGTGGGAGCGCGGGTACGCCGCCAGGAAGGAGGCCTCCTTCTGGGCCATGCGCAACGACGCGCGCCGGGAGAGGCGACTCCCGGGCTTCTTCGACCGCGAGGTCTACGACATCCTCGAGGGCCGCGGCGCCGCCGGGAATGCGGCGGTGCTGGAGGATGCGGAGGagggcaaggaggaggaggaagccaaGGCGGTGCTTCACACTGCTGGCCGCGGCGGGGTCCAAGGGAGCGGGCTCTTCTCTTCCTCTGAAGACGAGGATGACCAGGAAGACGACGCGGCCACGCCAAGTCCCACGCCGACGCCGGCGCCGGCTGCGGTGGCCGTGCCGATCCCCGGTGAgcaagctgttccattcttccTGGAAACGGCGCGTGCCTCCTCTCTTTCAGTGCACG TTTCAGAGAAGACGGCTGATGTGCCCAGGCAAGCGAGCTCCGAGCAAG CAGGCACATCAAAAGAAAAGCAGCCGGAGCAGATCACTGACTCACCAGCGCAGTGCGGGCAGAAGAGGCAGCGCAGCGATGACAACGCCTCCGGAAGAGCCGCGACCAGCCTGCAGGGGCAGCTGGTTGAGATCCTAGACCGGAGCAGTCAGATGGTGGCGGCGCAGCTAGAGGCGCAGAACATCAACAGCCGACTGGACAGGGAGCAGAGGAAGGACCAAGTGAGCAGCCTGCTTGGTGTGCTTGGCAAGGTGGCTGATGCCCTCTACAGAATTGCTGACAAGCTGTAG